Within Oncorhynchus masou masou isolate Uvic2021 unplaced genomic scaffold, UVic_Omas_1.1 unplaced_scaffold_5072, whole genome shotgun sequence, the genomic segment CCCGACTAGAATAATATAGGCGTTTTATGGATATCTTGCCAGCCGATTGTATCTTTCTAATAATTGATGTGATCACATAGTGCCGAATTAAAAATTGATGATTACATTCTACCATCGCCATTTCGCTATTGCCAATGTCATTTAGTGGCATATACAGTGCAAACTGAAGAGAATATGATTAGGAGCAAAACTTTTATTTCTGTATGAGATGTGATGACAGACCCCAAAAGATCTTTGTCACTAAAGATGCCGCAAAAATGATTATTGTCACATTCAAATCAGTGTCCGACTAGTCTGCATATGTTCAGTGGTGGAACAAGTACCCAACTgtgatacttgagtaaaagtaaagatatcttaatagaaaatgaatCAAGTAAAATActcttgagtaaaagtctaaaagtgtttggtttaaaatatacctaagtatcaaatgtaattgctaaaatatacctAAGTATCAAAGTAGAAGTATAAATACTTtttattccttatattaagcaaaccaaacaGCACCATttacttgtttttttatttatttactgatagccatgGGCActctccaacattcagacataatttataaACTAATCATGTGTTAATctgagtccgtcagatcagagcagtagggatgaccagggatgtttggtTGATAGTGTGTGGCAATTCAGATTTtcccctgtcctgctaagcattcaaaatgtaatgagtacttttgggtgcagGAAAATGTATGGGTAAAAAGTACCCTATTTCTAAGGAATGTAGAAGTagtcaaaaatgtaaatagtgaagtacagatacTTCTTATGTAGTTTTTGGggtattttaaagtatttttacctaagtactttacaccactgcatatgTCAAACATTGCTTTCGTCCGTTCTCCGGCAGACCAGTCATCAGCAATGGCATCTCTTAGCAGCTCTAACACAGCCTTTGCCTTGGAGCTGTACCACACTCTGGGTCAGACCAACACAGGGAATATCTTCATCTCCCCATTCAGTATCAGCTCAGCTCTGGCCATGGTCTACCTGGGGGCTAAAAGAGACACAGCTGCTCAGATGGCAAAGGTAATACACAGAGAAAAACATACTTacatagagagatatatacacacacacacacacacacacacacacacacacatagtaggCAACATGAAGCTTTGTACTCATTAGGCCTATTCTCCAGACATCTGATAACGTGACagggtgtgtgtctatatgtagaAGGCAAACTGATTAGAGCTGCTCAGCTTGTACTTTAGACTGTAGCACAGCCGTTTATACCTCTGGGAACACACAGCAACATAGTAACCATGGAGAGGGCTATAAACCCACAGGTTACTCCCATCTGTGccccaaatcgcaccctattccttatgtagtgcactacttttgaccatagggctttgggcccggtttcccagaggcatcttaaggctaagttcatcattataaccattataacaatGAACTTAGCCTTAAGCGGCTCTTGGGAAACTGCccctggtcaaaataagtgcacaATGGAGGAAAATgggttgccatttgggaagcacacCCTCAGTCAGTCAGAATCCAAGCAAAGCTGTTAATCCACAGTAGCGTACATGGCAtcatgactgtctgtctgtatttgaAAGGTACTCTGCACTCTTACCTTTTATGTACACAGTCCAAGCTGTATTCATTATCATCGCTATAATCATCATCACTATTATCATCAATGTCATCATTATAATCATCTTTCTTCTCTCTGAATCTTCCCCAGGCTCTCTCATTCAACTTCACCAAAGACATTCACACAGATTTCCAGACACTCAATGCAGATATCAACTCTCCCTCTGCAACTTACATCCTGAAACTGGCCAACCGTCTGTATGGAGAGAAGACCTGCAACTTCCTGACCGTGAGTTTCACTATAAACTACACTATTTATGCAAGTAACAGTCCCTTTACATGTGTTCTCTTTCATTTTGCTTCAGTATAGCATTGGACAAAATACCTGCAAAATACCTGCAAATCAGACATTTGctattatttacatttacatttaagtcatttagcagacgctcttatccagagcgacttacaaattggtgaattcaccttctgacatccagtggaacagccactttacaatagtgcatctaaatcattaagggggggtggtgagaaggattacttatcctatcctaggtattccttgaagaggtggggtttcaggtgtctccggaaggtggtgattgactccgctgtcctggcgtcgtgagggagtttgttccaccattgggggccagagcagcgaacagttttgactgggctgagcgggaactgtacttcctcaatggtagggaggcgagcaggccagaggtggatgaacgcagtgcccttgcttgggtgtagggcctgatcagagcctggaggtactgcggtgccgttccctcacagctccgtaggcaagcaccatggtcttgtagcggatgcgagcttcaactggaagccagtggagagagcggaggagcggggtgacgtgagagaacttgggaaggttgaacaccagacgggctgcggcgttctggatgagttgtaggggtttaa encodes:
- the LOC135535742 gene encoding leukocyte elastase inhibitor-like, which produces MASLSSSNTAFALELYHTLGQTNTGNIFISPFSISSALAMVYLGAKRDTAAQMAKALSFNFTKDIHTDFQTLNADINSPSATYILKLANRLYGEKTCNFLTVSFTINYTIYASNSPFTCVLFHFASV